From Crassaminicella indica, one genomic window encodes:
- a CDS encoding Rpn family recombination-promoting nuclease/putative transposase, translating to MKDKIKHEHDIGYKEILSHKKTFLEFLRSFVKKEWVKLIEEDNLILIDKEFILKDFKQEEADVVYKVNIDGKDIIFYVLLELQSKVDYRMPIRLLMYMTEIWREELNNTEDKVKKRKDYRLPAIVPIVLYNGKNKWTAVRNFKEVLNGYELFEENIIDFRYMLFDVNRMKEEELLEIANLVSSIFLLDQDVAIEEILKRLKLIGRILGKKGTKEQIQVFNRWIINIFKNRFDEKIGEHIYKALEETNHMEVEKMISNLGRKIEEEFKLREEKGIQKGMQEGIQKGMQEGMKKGQIQERRGIAKNLLLMGIDIPTIIKATGLTNDDIKKIKSEMN from the coding sequence ATGAAGGATAAAATCAAGCATGAACATGATATAGGATATAAGGAAATTCTTTCTCATAAGAAAACTTTTCTTGAATTTTTAAGAAGCTTTGTGAAGAAGGAATGGGTAAAATTAATAGAAGAAGACAATTTGATTTTAATAGATAAAGAATTTATATTGAAAGATTTTAAACAGGAAGAAGCAGATGTTGTTTATAAGGTAAATATAGATGGAAAAGATATCATCTTTTATGTATTATTAGAATTACAATCAAAAGTAGATTATAGAATGCCTATAAGACTACTCATGTATATGACGGAAATATGGAGAGAAGAACTAAATAATACAGAAGACAAAGTAAAAAAAAGAAAAGATTATAGATTACCAGCGATTGTACCAATTGTTTTATATAATGGAAAAAACAAATGGACAGCAGTAAGAAATTTTAAAGAAGTTTTGAACGGATATGAGTTATTTGAAGAAAATATTATAGATTTTCGATATATGCTTTTTGATGTAAACAGAATGAAGGAAGAGGAACTGTTAGAGATTGCGAACCTAGTAAGTTCAATATTTTTACTAGATCAAGATGTAGCAATAGAAGAAATACTAAAAAGACTAAAGCTAATAGGTAGAATTCTTGGGAAAAAAGGAACAAAAGAGCAAATACAAGTGTTTAATAGATGGATAATAAATATATTCAAAAATAGATTTGATGAAAAAATAGGAGAACATATATATAAGGCATTAGAAGAAACTAATCATATGGAGGTGGAGAAAATGATTAGCAATCTAGGAAGAAAGATTGAAGAAGAATTCAAGCTTAGAGAAGAAAAAGGGATACAAAAAGGAATGCAAGAAGGTATACAAAAAGGAATGCAAGAAGGTATGAAAAAAGGGCAAATACAAGAACGTAGAGGGATTGCAAAAAATTTATTATTAATGGGAATAGATATACCTACTATTATTAAAGCAACAGGATTAACTAATGATGATATAAAAAAAATAAAATCAGAAATGAATTAA
- a CDS encoding OAM dimerization domain-containing protein, which translates to MSTNQLDLTKIKPYGDTMNDGVVQLCFTLPVPCGEEAKEAARRLAAKMGLEEPSVVHAEDLGVGYTMFVMYGKCSHTVDFTSIEVPKVEVESFGQEGVEEYIKENIKRKVVIVGACTGTDAHTVGIDAIMNMKGYNHHFGLERYKGVEAYNLGSQVPNEEFIAKAIELNADVLLVSQVVTQKDVHIKNLTNLVELVEAEGIRDKVILICGGPRISHELAKELGFDAGFGSGTYADDVGTFAVTEIVKRGLVNREKL; encoded by the coding sequence ATGTCAACAAACCAATTAGATCTAACAAAAATTAAACCATATGGAGATACAATGAATGATGGAGTGGTACAACTATGCTTTACGCTACCAGTACCATGTGGAGAAGAAGCAAAAGAAGCTGCTAGACGTCTTGCTGCTAAAATGGGACTTGAAGAGCCATCTGTAGTACATGCAGAAGACCTCGGTGTAGGATATACGATGTTTGTAATGTATGGAAAATGCTCTCATACAGTAGACTTCACATCTATTGAAGTACCAAAAGTAGAAGTAGAGTCCTTTGGACAAGAAGGAGTAGAAGAATATATCAAAGAAAATATCAAGAGAAAAGTTGTTATTGTTGGTGCTTGTACAGGTACAGATGCTCATACAGTAGGAATCGATGCTATAATGAACATGAAGGGCTACAACCACCACTTTGGACTTGAAAGATATAAAGGTGTTGAAGCATATAACCTTGGAAGCCAAGTACCAAATGAAGAATTTATCGCAAAGGCTATTGAATTAAATGCAGATGTTTTATTAGTATCTCAAGTTGTTACACAAAAGGATGTACACATTAAAAACCTTACTAATTTAGTAGAATTAGTTGAAGCAGAAGGAATTCGTGATAAAGTTATATTAATTTGTGGAGGACCTAGAATCAGTCACGAGCTTGCAAAAGAATTAGGCTTTGATGCAGGTTTTGGTTCAGGAACATATGCAGATGATGTTGGAACATTTGCAGTAACAGAGATAGTAAAAAGAGGATTAGTAAATAGAGAAAAGCTTTAA
- a CDS encoding lysine 5,6-aminomutase subunit alpha: protein MQSKLNLDQSIIAKARNSAKKIAADTQAFIDRHTTVAVERTVARLLGIDGIDEIEKPLPNVIVDNIKEGGGLGLGAAYWIGNAMIHTGKTPQEIAEMVSRGELDITKVPVADDEKIKEKVKALAEEMVERIKKNREERDEFLNTLGEGPRPYLYVIVATGNIYEDVLQAQAAARQGADIIAVIRTTGQSLLDYVPYGPTTEGFGGTYATQENFRIMRKALDEVGQEIGKYIRLCNYCSGLCMPEIAAMGAMERLDVMLNDALYGILFRDINIQRTLIDQYFSRIINGYAGVIINTGEDNYLTTADAVEEAHTVLASQFINEQFALLAGLPEEQMGLGHAFEMNPDITNGFLYELAQAQMAREIFPNAPLKYMPPTKFMTGNIYKGHIQDALFNMVAIMTNQSLQLLGMLTEAIHTPLLQDRALSIENAKYIFNNARDISGEIEFKEGGIIQQRAQFVLAEAAKMLEQIEKEGLFETIAQGKFAGVKRAMDGGKGLEGVTQKDEKYFNPFVELMLGGAR, encoded by the coding sequence ATGCAAAGCAAGTTAAATCTAGACCAAAGCATTATTGCTAAAGCAAGAAATTCTGCTAAAAAAATTGCGGCAGATACACAAGCATTTATTGATAGACATACAACAGTAGCAGTAGAAAGAACTGTTGCTAGACTTTTAGGAATAGATGGTATTGATGAAATAGAAAAACCACTACCAAACGTAATTGTTGACAACATTAAAGAAGGTGGCGGATTAGGATTAGGAGCAGCTTACTGGATAGGAAATGCAATGATCCATACTGGAAAAACACCACAGGAAATTGCTGAAATGGTTTCAAGAGGAGAATTAGATATTACAAAGGTTCCAGTAGCAGATGATGAAAAAATCAAAGAAAAAGTAAAAGCTTTAGCAGAAGAAATGGTAGAAAGAATCAAAAAAAATAGAGAAGAAAGAGATGAATTCTTAAATACATTAGGAGAAGGGCCAAGACCTTACCTATATGTAATCGTTGCAACAGGTAATATCTACGAGGATGTATTACAAGCACAAGCTGCTGCAAGACAAGGAGCAGATATTATTGCTGTAATCAGAACAACAGGTCAAAGTTTACTTGACTATGTACCATATGGGCCGACTACAGAAGGTTTTGGTGGTACCTACGCAACACAAGAAAACTTCAGAATCATGAGAAAAGCATTAGACGAAGTTGGTCAAGAAATAGGAAAATACATTAGATTATGTAACTACTGTTCAGGATTATGTATGCCAGAAATTGCAGCTATGGGTGCAATGGAAAGACTTGATGTAATGCTTAATGATGCATTGTATGGAATTCTTTTTAGAGATATCAATATCCAAAGAACATTAATAGACCAATACTTCTCAAGAATAATCAATGGTTACGCAGGTGTTATTATAAATACTGGAGAAGATAACTACTTAACAACTGCTGATGCAGTAGAAGAAGCACATACAGTACTTGCTTCTCAGTTTATCAATGAACAATTTGCATTACTTGCAGGACTTCCAGAAGAACAAATGGGACTTGGTCATGCCTTTGAAATGAATCCAGATATTACAAATGGATTTTTATATGAATTAGCACAAGCACAAATGGCAAGAGAGATATTCCCAAATGCGCCACTTAAATATATGCCACCAACAAAATTCATGACAGGAAACATTTACAAAGGACATATTCAAGACGCATTATTTAATATGGTAGCTATAATGACTAATCAAAGTCTTCAATTATTAGGAATGCTTACAGAAGCAATCCATACACCACTTCTTCAAGATAGAGCATTATCTATTGAAAACGCTAAATATATATTCAACAATGCTCGTGATATTTCTGGCGAAATAGAATTTAAAGAGGGCGGAATCATTCAACAAAGAGCACAATTTGTATTAGCAGAAGCTGCAAAAATGCTAGAACAAATTGAAAAGGAAGGATTATTTGAGACAATTGCACAAGGTAAATTTGCTGGTGTAAAAAGAGCTATGGATGGAGGAAAAGGTCTTGAAGGCGTTACTCAAAAGGATGAGAAATACTTCAACCCATTTGTTGAATTAATGCTAGGAGGTGCAAGATAA